The Fusarium falciforme chromosome 4, complete sequence genomic interval GTGATAGGCCTAGCCTTGCGTAGTGTGGTATGATTGGGGGCGTCTGCTGGACAATGTCACCCAGAGGTGCAAATATGGATCACTGTGGAAAGCCGTGGCTTCTCTGATCGCCAACACAAAGTGAACCATCTTTCAATACCCTATGCCATCAATTATGAACTTCTTCATCCCTCTAACCCAGTTAACTAAAGCTGCCTTTCCTGCTCTTCCTAGAGCGGCTGAGTTTCATATAGTGAAGGTAGCCCTGCTTTGTTACGCGATACTACAGTTTGCGCCGTTCTTGTCGGTCGGCCTGTGAAGAGTTTGGAGAATGAAAAGGTCGAAAGAGTGTAAAGGCTAAGCAGAGTTGCCCCCTTGATGTAAATCACGTAAAATGCTTAGGCAATCAGCCGAGACTGTTtgaataattaataactgaCTATTGCGGGTTTCAGATCATATTAGCTACACACTCCCGGTCATTATATAATCACGCCTGATCAATTCCTCAGTAAAGGTCATGAGCAACACAGTTTACGTAAAAAAGCCCGAATGTCTGAGGTTCACTGGTCTCTCACACGAAATAACATTCGTCTACCACTCCTCGGAGGAGGCATATATACTGCGGCCAAGCTCATCTGTATAACTGGTGATTACTCAAGAATCAGCATCATTGTTTGAATCAACTGCAAAAACACCAAAAAGCACTTTCAGTCTACACCCACCACTATGGCTACCCGCACCATTGCAGTTATTGGCGGTACTGGCGCCCAGGGGATCCCCGTCGTGAGGGATCTAGTAAGGTCGGGCAACTATACCGTCCGGGCGTTGACCCGCGACCCGAGCAGCTCTCGCTTCAAGGAGATCCAATCCTACGGCCCACCAGGTGCCGTGGAGGCCGTCGTGGGCACATTAACATCCGAAGAATCCCTCAGGGAGCTTTTCCGCTCTGCCTGGGGCGCCTTTGTCAATATCGACGGGTTCAACTGTGGCGAGAAAACCGAGATCTATTGGTCGATCCGCGCGTACGAGCTTGCCATCGAGGAAGGAGTCAAGTTCTATGTCTACAGCAACCTCGTCTACGCCTATAAGCTGAGCGGCTATAAGCCCGAGTTCCGAGGCGGCCACTACGACGCCAAGGGCAGGATCGGCGAGTGGATCCTCTCCCAGAACAAAGAGGTGAGCCAGCGCCACGGCATGCAGGCCGCGCTCTTCTCGACTGGTCCGTATATGGATATGGCGATCCACGCTTATACGCCTATGCCGCCCCTCGTCGAAGATGGCGTCGTCACTTGGCGGGTTCCGCTCGGGGACGGAGCCATACCCGAAGTTGCGCTCGATGATTGCGGCTACTACGTCAAGTGGTTGTTCGACCATCCTGAGCGCGCAAACGGGATGGATCTCGACGTAGCCATCGAGCACGCCACCTACACCCAGGTTGCCGAGGCCTTCCAGAAGGTCACGGGCAAGCCAGCACGGTACATCGATACAAGCTTCGATGACTACTTTGCCACCGTCCCTGTTGCCGATCTCCCCACAGGTTACAACGCCGACCCAAAGGATCCGGCCACGATGAAATACCGAGATAACTTTACAGGTTGGTGGAATCTGTGGCGCCACTCAGCCGGTAACAAGGGCCTGATCCGGAAGAACTACGAGATTCTCGACGAGATTCACCCCAACCGCATCAGAACTGTTGAGGAGTGGTTTCGTCATGAGGACAAGCGAGGGAGAGAACTGGGGCTCGGGAGCCTCTGGGAGAGAGTCCAGCCTGAGAACATTGGTTTTGTGCTCAAGTTACATGATGACCAGAGACAGGGTGCTGCCTAGTTATGGGCTGCTATGCTAATTTCTTGCATGTTCGAAGACAGTTTGCTCTTGATTGAGATACTTTGGGCTCGTGTCTTGGCAAAAGAGACTAGCCATTGGACAACATCGGAATAGAATCAGCACATTGTTCCAAACATAATATAGCCCTCATCGCATGCTATCACTTCTCCCACATAAAGATTACAATCTTTTCCCTGGAACAAAGATGAATAGAGTTGATAAGGCTGCATCAAGCGTAAATATGACAATAAGAACGAAGATCCCGCGACGACTCAGTATTTTCTTGACGTATGGTTCTCGAACGCGAACGAAACTGAATGGCGTGTATTCGCTCAACTGTAATAATGCAATCGTGGGGTCAAGGGCATATTGATAGACTGCGAGGCTGTATACCCCAATCGTGAAAGGTAGGATTAGCTGGAATCATTGTTAGCCTGCGCGTTATAATTCCGTTCAGGAGGTTTTACCCAAGCCCGCGTTTTCCTGTCTGTATCCAAAAAGATTAAGACAAATCCAGACCAAAAAGCGGCGAACAAAGAAAACAGCCCAAGCACGAGGTGCAAGATCATCGTGGGCGGAGTTAAATTTGCCAGAGCTCTCATACGGAGAAAGCTGGGGAAGGCGTCTCTCTCCATTGCCTTAAAGACGTAGTCTTTGACAACATCAAAAACTTCAGGATCGTCACGGTCTGATACTTCCACTGCGGCAACCAGATCTCCAGTCATAGGCACAGGAAGGATGATCTCGCGCTCCGCGCCGGGAAGGATATATGTATATATTATCTTCTCTGCCGAGGCTCGGATGTCCTGTCTTGAAATCGTGCCGGCGGTAGCTGGGCCTTGGTCTGTTGAAGGCCGGCTGCTACTCCCAGCAGCGGGGCCTAGTTGTGTGTCGTTTGCATCAGATGGAGTAGCTCGACCTGAAAATAGCTCCCCTCGTAGAAAGGCGGATGCTCG includes:
- a CDS encoding NmrA domain-containing protein, whose translation is MATRTIAVIGGTGAQGIPVVRDLVRSGNYTVRALTRDPSSSRFKEIQSYGPPGAVEAVVGTLTSEESLRELFRSAWGAFVNIDGFNCGEKTEIYWSIRAYELAIEEGVKFYVYSNLVYAYKLSGYKPEFRGGHYDAKGRIGEWILSQNKEVSQRHGMQAALFSTGPYMDMAIHAYTPMPPLVEDGVVTWRVPLGDGAIPEVALDDCGYYVKWLFDHPERANGMDLDVAIEHATYTQVAEAFQKVTGKPARYIDTSFDDYFATVPVADLPTGYNADPKDPATMKYRDNFTGWWNLWRHSAGNKGLIRKNYEILDEIHPNRIRTVEEWFRHEDKRGRELGLGSLWERVQPENIGFVLKLHDDQRQGAA
- a CDS encoding RGS domain-containing protein codes for the protein MGGDPQASSGQSEQQQPEESGTVDTSDPERSSQVLRVSQDDQPTEVPTPPPVDMGPSKDQIRGYFMGPSLRGGGSTDWLPTGSVSTVLSRTRHFFATFKSRRGPKAGEDRVKRLTQLNLRGGASNSSLPTYGTMRLTNSEDVEESAASSLEREGDLDRRASAFLRGELFSGRATPSDANDTQLGPAAGSSSRPSTDQGPATAGTISRQDIRASAEKIIYTYILPGAEREIILPVPMTGDLVAAVEVSDRDDPEVFDVVKDYVFKAMERDAFPSFLRMRALANLTPPTMILHLVLGLFSLFAAFWSGFVLIFLDTDRKTRAWVKPPERNYNAQANNDSS